The following proteins are co-located in the Besnoitia besnoiti strain Bb-Ger1 chromosome Unknown contig00007, whole genome shotgun sequence genome:
- a CDS encoding putative cyclase-associated protein (encoded by transcript BESB_071530) has protein sequence MYSWVGASPLAMIDDMRSRRRGLPYRVSRVRCVFSSLGASTGTMSGTKKAEQIELQGDTWRVCNFVDKKDIIKIGSATMKQKVQIQDCKGVGVQIEAKVNSVIIDNCENIRLCVGSLISGAEFVNCRKVKFQVTGTCPSIAIDKCSGVDLYVSKDSKNVEITTSKSGEMNLNFPKTDDDDGDWIELPIPEQFHHHVRDGVLDTRVSELYSR, from the exons ATGTACTCATGGGTAGGG gcttcgccgctggcgaTGATCGACGACATGCggagccggcgccgcggcttgcCCTATCGCG TTTCTCGCGTACGctgtgttttttcttctctagGTGCATCCACAGGCACAATGTCGGGAACAAAGAAGGCTGAACAAATAGAGTTGCAGGGCGACACGTGGCGCGTATGCAACTTTGTTGATAAGAAGGATATCATAAAAATTGGTTCAGCTACGATGAAACAGAAGGTCCAG ATCCAGGACTGCAAAGGAGTGGGTGTTCAGATTGAGGCCAAGGTCAATTCTGTCATCATCGACAACTGTGAAAATATCCGGCTGTGCGTTGGCAGCCTCATTTCGGGGGCAGAGTTTGTCAACTGCCGTAAAGTGAAGTTCCAGGTTACCGGTACTTGCCCTTCAATTGCAATCGACAAGTGCTCTGGTGTAGATCTCTACGTCTCGAAAGACAGCAAAAATGTCGAGATTACAACTAGCAAGTCAGGGGAAATGAATCTGAATTTCCCGAAGACAGATGACGATGACGGAGACTGGATAGAACTGCCCATCCCCGAGCAGTTCCACCACCACGTCAGAGACGGTGTGCTAGATACCCGGGTATCCGAGCTCTACTCCCGCTGA
- a CDS encoding putative ubiquitin conjugating enzyme E2 (encoded by transcript BESB_071540): MTETAIVSRADRSTYSGEWRGGTYADLEEAFSFCACDSSDLSYLQTVVVPRSFRLLDELEKGQKGQVAEGVSFGLEEADDISLTRWSGTIFGPPGTAFENRIYSVSITCGPSYPDEPPEVCFRTRINMHAVDPKGLVLRISFPLLRSWQRHYTLDLLLNALRQEMAAPANRRLPQPPEGDMY, from the exons ATGACGGAG ACGGCGATTGTGAGCCGGGCTGACAGGAGTACGTACAGCGGCGAGTGGAGAGGGGGGACCTATGCAGACTTGGAGGAAGCGTTTTCTTTC TGCGCATGCGACTCGAGTGATTTGTCCTACCTGCAGACCGTGGTAGTGCCACGCTCGTTCCGGTTGTTGGACGAACTGGAGAAGGGGCAGAAGGGACAggtcgcggagggcgtcTCTTTCGGCCTAGAAGAGGCAGATGACATTTCCCTGACGAGGTGGTCCGGCACAATTTTTGGCCCGCCAGGA ACGGCGTTCGAAAACAGAATATACTCTGTTAGCATCACCTGCGGCCCGAGCTATCCTGACGAGCCGCCTGAGGTTTGCTTCCGAACTCGAATTAATATGCACGCTGTGGATCCAAAAGGTTTG GTGCTGCGCATTAGTTTCCCGCTGCTGAGGTCTTGGCAAAGACACTACACTTTGGATCTTCTCTTGAACGCGCTTCGTCAGGAAATGGCCGCTCCTGCCAATCGAAGGCTTCCCCAGCCCCCCGAGGGGGACATGTACTGA